The genomic segment TTTTACGCCGAACATTGCGGCAAACGCAACTTTGCCAGCTTGACTGCCTACATGAGCTCGGGTCCAATGGTGGCCTTGACTCTGGCCCGATGCGAAGCCATAGCCTACTGGAAATCTATCATTGGACTCGTTAAAGCCACAGAATGGCCCTTGGACAGGTGATGCATTTTGAAATTTGACATGGAATCATCCCCTTACCACACAAATTCATCTCTAGTATAATTTTCCCCAAGCCTTCGAGCCAAGTATGGCACCTCCGACCTGCAAAATGCCGTCCACGGCAGTGACTCATTTCATGCTGCCGCTAGAGAGATTAAATACATGTTCCCAAATGGTAAGACAGTCATTTTTACAGGCAAAGCTTGGGCAAGCTATGATCGTTTTCTAACACATTCAGCTTTGATGGAGACCTTCGCTACAAGACAAGAACCCGAAGAATACTTGAGTCGATACGTAAAACAAACATTGCTCCAAGGACTGACGGAGCTCTGCAAACACAAACCTCGCAACCCTCGCGTAAGTGCTTTCATTTTACGATCAAATGTGCAAATATTTGTTCAATGATGAACACATTCAAGCgttttctcagaaaaaaaacaactgtctCTTTGTCTAGGTTTGGCTTGCTGACTGGCTTATTAAAAACAATCCAAGCGGGCCTCAGATATTTGAGGGAGTGGCatgacaggtaaaaaaaatactctaataGTATCGTGCACATTgatgtattgtttattttgtatgCGGACACCTTTgcagaagtaccactgtatacaaGCCTATAGTACAATGCACAAATATAAGGGCAGTTATTCATCAAACTGTACAATATTGATCTGAAATGTTCTTTGCAGCCGACAACCGGAGGTGcactttaaatgcatttttaacctTTGATATTCATGAATTCTTTATAGCTCTCGTTATTCGGGCAATATCCAAAATCCAAACTTGCAATGTTATGTATCAGCTGTCAGCAGCgcatgaaataaaatacatacgGGAATCCGTCATTCAAGCAGGACCACTTATCTGTTCTTCAGTCCCCAtcggaaaataaaatgtattattccgCTTTGATTGAGTTTTGCTATCAATATTTGATCGTTAGCCTGGTAGCtactaaaataatataaatgagTCGTTTTCACCTACTTCTAACGGGAGCATGACGTTACCCAGCGCGTCCCGTGCAGCTGCGAAACGTCGCGTGACGTCACAAGGAGCGACCAAAGTCGACGCTGATAACCAAAACCACGCAACTAAAGACCAAAAGATGAACAAACTCCAGTTTTGAAGTGAGTTCACAGTGACAGTTTAACGGCGGCCGATTTGTTTGAGGTAGGTACAATTACTGCATTCATTAAAAGCACAATAATATACTACAATGGTCGGTGTATTGTATATGATAAGTAGTATTGTTGTCCCTCTAGAAACATACTGTTGTCATGAATACAGGAACGAGATGGGAATTCATTTTCTCTTCAATTTTATAACTTTATTTCCAATATAAACCAATTCATAAACAGCCATTGAGGCACATGGCAGtattttgaagcttttttttgtctgtgcatGACATGCCCACAAAAGGGAGAGCGGGG from the Stigmatopora nigra isolate UIUO_SnigA chromosome 14, RoL_Snig_1.1, whole genome shotgun sequence genome contains:
- the LOC144207865 gene encoding nucleoside diphosphate kinase homolog 5-like; its protein translation is MDAASFPHINVERTLAIIKPDAFDKCEEIEDLVLRKGFSILQKRKIQLTPEQCADFYAEHCGKRNFASLTAYMSSGPMVALTLARCEAIAYWKSIIGLVKATEWPLDSLRAKYGTSDLQNAVHGSDSFHAAAREIKYMFPNALMETFATRQEPEEYLSRYVKQTLLQGLTELCKHKPRNPRVWLADWLIKNNPSGPQIFEGVA